From the Deltaproteobacteria bacterium genome, the window CTCTTATGCTGCCACACCCGCGTTGCCAGCTGTGAGGTCACCCCAATGTAGAGCGTGCCGTTCCGTTTGCTGGCCAGGATGTAAACGCAGAACTGCTTGTCCATAGCGCCAAACGCGAAACTGGATTCCCGCTTTCGCGGGAATGACGGCCATAACACCGAACAGGATCAGGGTCGGCACCACGTTACCCACAAATTTGTCGCGCACCGGCTGCGGCGTGCTTGACCCTGGCAACGGCCCCGGTTATCACCGGCGCCGTTG encodes:
- a CDS encoding GIY-YIG nuclease family protein; translated protein: MDKQFCVYILASKRNGTLYIGVTSQLATRVWQHK